From a region of the Vanrija pseudolonga chromosome 2, complete sequence genome:
- the YVC1_3 gene encoding Calcium channel YVC1: protein MASQAEDQRSILSTVSVHPSSDTITKLVKRIRALTYRLLPVEVELNDITAATSSIITPEVVAAYAKAGGDFREAVPFCLLRARSTFLDEGSANPADYEESQCRATACEVLARRMVHRFPKDRLPSVMSGRFRWRTSDGGESASASALEVAIDGHCTIFLSSNEAQSVVNALWKGLWVQKNNEDERNDIDYIEYHHPPETGSGFWKHFNPDRLSVPRYQSIFRVVIWFVFLFIYQMTIQSPADATDPLHEFDGWEIALYTMAFAFLLQELIKAFKTYGLATNPLVLLSFWTIVSFTTYVLLLVAFGLRVFGTRLEDDDDDRAKLHFRSFQVLSCVGPLIWIRLLTVFEGYKVIGVLQVVVFRMLRESAIFFILLFIMAIGFAQALYALDTADGETNSTGFLVNSLLQALLMSPDYGDYMQPDPRFGYPFGLIIYYSWCFIVGIVLVNVLIALFGSAYSDVSDNATDEYLTFFAGKTVDLIRAPDHFVYQAPFNLIEIFLIAPWEYVIPYDSYVRLNRYAMTVLFFVPLTLIAVYESAIHGSGRLHNYFAEPIPEDEDDPKVINPTSDDPAGEITRVPFDELIKAFPDTTMTESAVILEKISSLRRQLEQLEKELKK from the exons ATGGCTTCTCAA GCAGAAGACCAGCGGTCCATCCTCAGCACTGTGTCGGTTCATCCTTCCTCAGACACCATAACCA AGCTCGTCAAGCGCATCCGCGCACTCACTtaccgcctcctccccgtcgaagtcgagctcaacgacatcaccgccgcgacctcgagcatCATCACGCCCGAGGTCGTTGCTGCGTACGCCAAGGCGGGTGGTGACTTTAGGGAGGCGGTGCCCTTCTG CCTCCTGCGGGCCCGCTCTACCTTCCTTGACGAGGGCTCtgccaaccccgccgactACGAGGAGTCGCAATGCCGCGCGACGGCTTGTGAGGTTCTTGCACGCCGCATGGTGCACAGATTCCCCAAGGACCGTCTCCCCAGTGTCATGAGTGGTCGTTTCCGCTGGCGCACGTCTGACGGTGGCGAGTCGGCTTCGGCCTCCGCCCTCGAGGTGGCGATCGACGGTCACTGTACT ATCTTCCTCAGCTCCAACGAGGCCCAGTCGGTCGTTAATGCCCTCTGGAAGGGCCTCTGGGTCCAGAAGAACAACGAAGACGAGCGCAATGACATTGACTACATCGAGTATCACCACCCGCCCGAGACCGGATCAGGCTTTTGGAAGCACTTCAACCCCGACCGTCTTTCTGTCCCTCGCTACCAAAGTATCTTCCGTGTTGTCATTTGGTTTGTCTTCTTGTTCATCTACCAGATGACCATTCAGAG TCCTGCGGATGCCACCGACCCTCTTCACGAGTTTGACGGCTGGGAGATTGCACTCTACACCATGGCGTTCGCTTTCCTACTTCAAG AGCTTATCAAGGCTTTCAAGACCTATGGGCTCGCCACCAACCCACTTGTGCTTCTG AGCTTCTGGACCATCGTTAGCTTTACCACCTAtgttctcctcctcgtcgcctttGGCCTCCGTGTCTTTGGAACGAGGCTGGaagatgatgatgatgataGGGCCAAACTCCACTTCCGAAGCTTCCAAGTTCTGTCTTGTGTGGGGCCACTCATCTGGATTCGCCTG TTGACCGTGTTTGAAGGCTACAAGGTTATCGGTGTCCTTCAGGTGGTCGTCTTCCGCATGCT GCGCGAGTCGGCCATCTTCTTCATCTTGCTGTTCATCATGGCCATTGGATTTGCTCAAGCCCTGTACGCCCTGGACACGGCGGACGGCGAGACCAACAGCACTGGCTTCCTCGTCAACAGCTTGCTTCAGGCCCTGCTCATGTCGCCCGACTACGGCGACTACATGCAACCCGACCCCCGCTTTGGATATCCGTTCGGTCTCATCATCTACTACTCCTGGTGCTTCATTGTTGGCATTGTTCTCGTCAATGTCCTCATTGCGCTGTTCGGCTCGGCGTACTCTGACGTCTCGGACAATGCCACCGACGAGTACCTCACCTTCTTTGCTGGGAAGACGGTTGACCTCA TTCGTGCGCCCGACCACTTTGTTTACCAGGCGCCCTTCAACCTGATCGAGATCTTCCTCATCGCTCCGTGGGAGTATGTTATCCCGTACGACAGCTACGTCAGGCTCAACCGCTACGCCATGACCGTCCTCTTCTTCGTTCCTCTCACCCTGATTGCAGTCTACGAGTCGGCTATCCAtggcagcggcaggctgCACAACTACTTTGCCGAGCCGATCCcagaggatgaggacgaccCGAAGGTCATCAACCCTACGAGCGATGACCCCGCTGGCGAGATCACGCGGGTTCCGTTTGACGAGCTTATCAAGGCATTCCCCGA CACTACCatgaccgagtcggccgtCATTCTCGAGAAGATCAGCAGCCTCCGTCGCCAGCTGGAGCAGCTGGAGAAGGAGTTGAAGAAGTAA
- the hsf1 gene encoding Heat shock factor protein has translation MTTNLSAIAGPSRHASTQQPKVEPVSPLNSITDIQQPTQPSEGGVSKPGLSVGENGEVIKVPAFLNKLFSMVSDSDTDDLIYWADSGDSFFVPNHERFGKELLPRFFKHANFSSFVRQLNMYGFHKVPHLQSGVLKNESPSELWEFVNPFFKRDQPQLLSRVTRKNNRPAQAPTPSQGSTGTRSSARQAAANAAIGSTGYGTVHLLTDGTIEGEAGPLIGPAGQLADLHAIQSGINAIRQTQAAIGADLKALQASNEHLWREAIESRDRQQKHEETIDLIVSFLERLFGTEGEGLKGLKEAMRRGGMGTRNREDSTSEEQGSKKRRRLMIEDNRDNAEPASGSRLVEIQEPSSTDPYPSSTSGRSSAEPWSSTSHRFTALPTDEDGVSPYTSKTGFTPAHDPTLHQGAISPLSDAADARSSDKHAIAHYTGGANGENAAGLNLDPNLLQTTIGSLLQSPAAAEMFLNSLNASSQGQALSSVKGQNVQPSPPHSDLSSDPTMALFSPLPHQQGIINQNSDLIGAYQKAADVGQDVDKLQESIDSLVRSMGLDLPQTPGGSIAGLSAAAHAPSSTTTTTTATAPARSQQQGQAGQGEAPLSVHAADGAFDDSEFNVDEFLDSLAKNNADGDEHDGASIGVFARPLSSDAKAKCTRWVVRNASLTAVRESPTPLVLLRTPGITWPQADPAADATWENWADLFAQRGYTTVEVDVATGAGAVAAEANAAAGKGVGGPTGDGEAASPIAAASKALNAELRLLNIPFSPVIIASGPAALVAQAYVSDFPASGLVLVSPPPDADPHDAADKAAFPWPTFNYEPTFPILLLTSAQREGAVLATRVGQAAKDGTGRGARGVSLAVAPDVPRGNTAFYEVERWMDKAGY, from the exons ATGACAACAAATCTCAGCGCAATCGCTGGCCCAAGCAGGCATGCTTCCACCCAACAACCAAAGGTAGAGCCAGTCTCTCCCCTAAACTCGATTACCGACATCCAACAACCTACTCAGCCTTCCGAGGGCGGCGTCTCCAAACCAGGACTCAGCGTCGGTGAGAATGGAGAGGTCATAAAGGTGCCCGCCTTCCTCAACAAGCTCTTCAG TATGGTCTCCGACTCGGACACGGACGACTTGATATACTGGGCCGACTCTGGCGATTCTTTCTTTG TGCCCAACCATGAGCGGTTTGGCAAGGAGCTCCTTCCCCGGTTCTTCAAGCACGCCAACTTTTCGAGTTTTGTCCGCCAGCTCAACATGTACGGCTTCCACAAGGTCCCTCATCTACAGTCTGGGGTGCTCAAGAACGAGTCGCCATCCGAGTTGTGGGAGTTTGTCAACCCCTTCTTCAAGCGCGACCAGCCTCAGCTGCTTTCCCGCGTAACTCGAAAGAACAACAGACCGGCCCAGGCGCCCACTCCCTCTCAAGGATCCACCGggacgaggtcctcggccaGGCAAGCTGCTGCCAACGCCGCCATCGGCAGCACTGGTTACGGTACGGTGCACCTCTTGACGGATGGAACcatcgagggcgaggcgggtcCTCTGATCGGACCGGCTGGTCAGCTGGCCGACCTGCACGCCATTCAGTCCGGCATCAACGCGATCCGCCAAACGCAGGCTGCCATTGGTGCCGACTTGAAGGCCCTCCAGGCGTCCAACGAGCACCTCTGGCGCGAGGCGATCGAGTCAAGGGACCGCCAGCAGAAGCACGAGGAGACGATTGACTTGATCGTGTCGTTCCTTGAGCGCCTGTTCGGTACCGAAGGTGAAGGCCTCAAGGGCCTCAAGGAGGCTATGCGCCGGGGCGGTATGGGCACCCGTAACCGCGAGGATAGCACATCCGAGGAGCAAGGTAGCAAGAAGCGCCGTCGCCTGATGATCGAGGACAACCGGGACAATGCCGAGCCGGCCAGCGGCAGCCGTCTGGTCGAGATCCAGG AGCCCAGCTCGACCGACCCGTacccctcgtcgacgtcgggccgATCCAGCGCCGAGCCTTGGTCGTCGACATCGCACCGCTTCACTGCCTTGCCGACTGATGAGGACGGCGTTTCGCCCTACACCTCCAAGACCGGCTTTACCCCGGCCCACGACCCGACATTACACCAGGGAGCCATCTCCCCACTGTCTGATGCTGCCGACGCCCGTTCGAGCGACAAACATGCCATTGCCCACTACACGGGTGGCGCCAATGGCGAGAATGCTGCTGggctcaacctcgaccccaaCCTGCTGCAGACGACGATCGGCTCGCTCCTCCAgtcgcctgctgctgccgaaATGTTCCTCAACTCGCTCAATGCGTCGTCTCAAGGACAGGCGTTATCGAGCGTCAAGGGACAGAACGTGCAGCCTTCTCCCCCGCACAGCGACCTGTCTTCCGACCCGACCATGGCCCTCTTCTCTCCTCTTCCACACCAGCAAGGCATCATCAACCAGAACAGCGACCTGATTGGAGCTTATCAAAAGGCGGCCGATGTCGGCCAGGACGTCGACAAGCTGCAGGAGAGCATCGACTCGTTGGTTCGCAGCATGGGGCTCGACTTGCCGCAGACTCCGGGCGGCAGTATCGCCGGGCTGTCTGCTGCGGCGCACGCGCCTAGtagcaccaccaccaccaccacagctACGgcacccgctcgctcgcagcagcagggccaAGCGGGGCAGGGCGAGGCGCCGCTGTCGGTGCACGCTGCGGACGGCGCTTTTGACGACTCGGAGTTCAATGTCGACGAGttcctcgactcgctcgccaaGAATAATGCGGACGGTGATGAGCACGATGGGG ccagcaTTGGCGTGTTTGCGCGCCCGCTCTCGTCGGACGCAAAGGCAAAGTGCACGCGGTGGGTGGTACGCAACGCGAGCCTgacggcggtgcgcgagagcccgacgccgctcgtgctgctcCGCACGCCGGGCATCACGTGGCCGCAGGCGGACccggcggcggacgcgacgtGGGAGAACTGGGCCGACCTGTTCGCGCAGCGCGGGTACACGACGGTCGAGGTGGACgtggcgacgggcgcgggcgccgtggccgccgaggccaatgccgcggccggcaagggcgtcggcggaccgactggcgacggcgaggccgcgtcgcccatcgccgccgcgtcgaaagcgctcaacgccgagctccgcctCCTCAACATCCCCTTCTCGCCGGTGATCATCGCGTCCGGGCCAGCGGCGCTCGTGGCGCAGGCGTACGTGTCCGACTTCCCCGCCTCCGGGTTGGTGCTCgtctcgcccccgcccgacGCGGACCCGCACGACGCGGCAGACAAGGCAGCGTTCCCGTGGCCCACATTCAACTACGAGCCGACGTTCCCCATCCTCCTGCTCACGTCAgcgcagcgcgagggcgccgtgctcgctaCCCGCGTCGGCCAGGCAGCCAAGGACGGCaccggccgcggcgcacgcggcgtgagcctcgccgtcgcgccggacGTGCCGCGTGGGAACACCGCGTTCTAT GAAGTCGAGCGCTGGATGGACAAGGCGGGGTACTAA
- the PPP1R37 gene encoding Protein phosphatase 1 regulatory subunit 37 yields MGGSDTKTNSVDPLPSSTSTSDPDPTAATSTPGHDEQVAGSTSSAAPASSSSPTTLSSDKPPEPPAKDDPPPPQPEPPLIPARRRPNPPAKGILKPPPPPVKPTLGNRLRDMVVGSVTGEAPGPSQPLGGSNAVNSAVGTLNAISGRLGLGFNRFVANHAGGSELGHAAPPPRGPPPPRSTAPLQQHDGPSQALTQPPPAEQARPSQPLKRATFVLPSLSITYPISSRGEPFSRKVLQEREQVETRQRTLLTAAKGAEYWTSMRLIKLYESACRGREEKPRIAIVKALQAIPQAPKPRIIHLVLRDVPSQPYPSPYPLEHPLTRYAAEALADVLAVEWSLSDVRLEGGVIEREDVLKPILHALLVSGTLPSLSLAGNKKIRPEGWRLLAVFLKKARSIKFVDLSDTTWDRKSIEYLVYALNAAPTHATAAGSPPIEAPQRLVPPTDGDRPPTANGSAEGSQPSSARYGMFLPSAPFLKDDATQHQPAAVQSLRLDGCNLRSGTLDGLAHGIRTSELRHLSLRRNRISPLGAVALAVMIRDYPDTASMSSFGTGSNSSESSLQLPYAPRNRRPSPEPPAEDANLPPIPLVVSSSAGGVTSRVVPEGYKAPPPPKHPLVMPGGGYSAIQDSAGFGLSSAPVEGKLIGSELGGASLALQRSVRALDGVERIGNLVTLDLKGNEIRTGVSYIAQVLKRNRTLKVLNLSDNKLEPAGLVALAEALKYNSSLETLDVSSNPCSGPALEGIAALRTSFTVNHSLKRLFLTDTGLTTEGAIDLAEFIPENRSLLHLDLTNNPYIGTAGILAVSSGLKSNRIIRCLDISIPPNDGDLAELSQTILQSCIRNTELAAAASKDVKHPRVAQEAIWGPIKKSTLVRQVKEADAARAQKEREQVAKSVEGIAREYVYRLKPESLLPATNDTIRSLEQWYEAGRAARASPMSVWENHKMPREDFRSLVERGRALTERLAEAIEQTSDSETLEKLLGVNDKLTGLVASAKGFTPPPRILLPSQIAFAAPAAPVVTSTPTHLTPRRRHQRNSNSLEISSPNFSIGDSDAESDAEELDAQSIVPAVVSPSSTPTKPKTAKKDSAAKPPPLKSTNASANSTQPAERENGIGSSHSSSDDLTPAADQLVDAELNQGRDPASPVERASRKWVEEEGEIFRKGTRLGVVDGESESDEESVGKAQSHKPGKTGEELRQEILEAEVPRSPPRQVVDMTVEGEGEEEGARGNDM; encoded by the exons ATGGGGGGAAGCGACACAAAGACCAACTCGGTCGACCCACTACCctcatcgacgtcgacatccGACCCAGACCCGACCGCGGCTACATCAACCCCAGGCCACGACGAGCAAGTCGCCGGCAGCACAAGCAGCGCCGCACcagcctcgtcctcatcaccgacgacattgtcgtcTGACAAACCTCCAGAGCCGCCTGCCAAGGATGATCCTCCACCGCCCCAGCCTGAACCACCCCTCATCCCCGCCAGAAGACGGCCCAACCCACCCGCCAAAGGCATCCTCAagcccccgccaccaccagtcAAGCCAACGCTCGGCAACCGTCTGCGAGACATGGTCGTCGGGTCGGTCACTGGCGAAGCGCCCGGGCCATCTCAGCCTCTTGGAGGGTCAAACGCCGTCAACTCTGCGGTCGGCACGCTGAATGCCATCTCTGGACGACTAGGTCTCGGATTCAATCGCTTCGTGGCGAACCATGCTGGCGGTAGCGAGCTtgggcacgccgcgccgcccccaagggggccccctcctcctcggtcgaCCGCGCCTTTGCAGCAACACGACGGCCCGTCTCAAGCGTTAACCCAGCCACCACCCGCCGAGCAAGCTCGGCCGTCGCAGCCTCTCAAGCGGGCTACCTTTGTTCTCCCCAGCCTCAGCATCACCTATCCCATCAGCTCACGCGGCGAACCGTTCAGCCGCAAGGTCCTCCAGGAGCGGGAACAG GTTGAGACCCGCCAACGGACGCTATTGACCGCAGCCAAGGGCGCCGAGTACTGGACCTCGATGCGCCTAATCAAGCTGTACGAGAGTGCGTGTAGAGGGCGAGAGGAGAAGCCTCGCATCGCCATTGTGAAGGCGCTACAG GCGATCCCCCAAGCACCAAAGCCGCGAATCATTCATCTCGTGTTACGAGACGTTCCCAGCCAGCCCTACCCATCACCATACCCATTAGAACATCCCCTTACACGCTACGCGGCAGAAGCGCTAGCTGatgtccttgccgtcgagtGGTCACTTTCGGATGTTCGCCTTGAAGGCGGTGTCATCGAAAGGGAAGACGTGCTCAAGCCGATTCTCCACGCTTTGCTCGTCAGTGGTACGCTCCCAAGCTTGAGTCTGGCGGGCAACAAGAAGATTCGCCCAGAAGGGTGGCGTCTTTTGGCAGTGTTCTTGAAGAAG GCACGATCAATCAAGTTTGTCGACTTGTCCGATACCACATGGGACCGCAAGAGCATCGAGTATTTGGTTTATGCTCTCAACGCAGCGCCGACCCACGCGACAGCAGCTGGATCACCGCCAATAGAGGCACCACAACGTCTGGTCCCGCCAACGGATGGCGATCGCCCCCCAACGGCCAACGGGTCAGCAGAGGGCTCGCAGCCGTCGTCTGCCAGATATGGCATGTTCCTTCCCTCGGCTCCTTTCCTAAAGGACGACGCCACTCAGCATCAGCCGGCGGCAGTGCAGTCGCTAAGGTTGGATGGCTGTAACTTGCGGTCGGGGACTTTGGACGGACTGG CACACGGAATCCGGACTTCAGAGCTTCGCCACCTGTCTCTTCGACGGAACAGGATCAGTCCTCTCGGTGCCGTCGCTCTCGCAGTAATGATCCGCGACTATCCCGACACTGCGTCGATGAGCTCGTTTGGAACCGGCTCAaactcgtccgagtcgagccTGCAGTTGCCATATGCTCCCCGGAACAGACGCCCTTCGCCCGAACCGCCCGCTGAGGACGCCAACCTTCCACCCATCCCCTTGGTGGTCTCGTCGTCAGCTGGCGGTGTGACCTCGCGCGTTGTGCCAGAGGGATACAAGgcgcccccaccaccaaaACACCCGTTAGTCATGCCTGGCGGCGGTTACAGTGCGATCCAGGATAGCGCCGGCTTCGGCTTAAGCTCTGCACCGGTCGAAGGCAAACTCATCGGCTCAGAGCTTGGTGGCGCTAGTCTCGCTTTACAGCGCAGTGTTCgtgccctcgacggcgtcgagcgaaTCGGAAACCTCGTCACGCTGGATCTCAAGGGCAATGAAATCCGCACTGGGGTCTCATACATTGCACAGGTTCTCAAGCGGAACCGCACCCTCAAGGTCCTCAACCTCAGCGACAACAAGCTCGAACCTGCTGGCCTTGTTGCtctggccgaggcgctcaagtACAACTCGTCATTGGAAACGCTCGACGTGAGCTCCAACCCTTGCAGTGGGCCCGCTCTGGAAGGCATCGCAGCTCTCCGCACGTCGTTCACCGTCAACCATAGCCTCAAGCGTCTGTTCCTCACCGACACTGGTCTTACGACCGAGGGTGCCATCGACCTGGCCGAGTTCATCCCAGAAAACCGCTCCCTCCTGCACCTTGATCTCACAAACAACCCCTACATTGGCACCGCTGGTATCCTTGCCGTTTCATCCGGCCTCAAGTCTAATCGCATCATCCGCTGCCTCGACATTTCCATCCCACCAAACGACGGTGACCTTGCCGAGCTCTCCCAGACCATCCTGCAATCTTGTATTCGCAACACAGAGCTGGCAGCCGCGGCCAGCAAGGACGTCAAACATCCTCGTGTGGCCCAAGAAGCCATCTGGGGACCGATCAAAAAGTCCACCTTGGTGCGCCAGGTCAAGGAAGCCGATGCCGCTCGAGCGCAaaaggagcgcgagcaggttGCCAAGAGCGTCGAGGGCATTGCCCGCGAGTATGTCTACAGACTGAAGCCGGAATCACTCCTTCCTGCGACAAATGACACTATCCGGAGCCTCGAGCAGTGGTACGAGGCTGGccgtgcagctcgcgcatCGCCCATGTCCGTCTGGGAGAACCACAAGATGCCAAGAGAAGACTTTAGATCTCTGGTCGAGAGAGGCCGCGCTCTCACCGAGCGTCTCGCCGAGGCTATCGAGCAGACCTCGGATTCCGAGACGCTGGAaaagctgctcggcgtcaacgACAAGCTCACCGGGCTTGTCGCCTCTGCCAAGGGCTTTacaccacctcctcgcaTCTTATTACCTTCCCAAATCGCCTTCGCGGCTCCAGCTGCTCCAGTTGTCACCTCGACTCCTACGCATTTAACCCCACGGAGACGCCACCAGCGCAACTCGAACTCGCTTGAAATCTCGTCTCCAAACTTCTCCATCGGAGACTCGGATGCAGAgagtgacgccgaggagctggacgCCCAGTCGATCGTGCCCGCTGTCGTATCGCCATCATCCACTCCCACCAAGCCGAAGACAGCGAAAAAGGATAGCGCTGCCAAGCCGCCTCCCCTCAAGTCGACGAACGCCTCGGCAAATTCCACCCAGCCGGCAGAGCGCGAAAATGGCATTGGCAGCTCCCACTCCAGCTCGGACGACCTCACGCCTGCTGCCGATcaactcgtcgacgccgagctcaaccAGGGCCGCGACCCCGCCAGCCCCGTCGAGCGTGCCAGCCGCAagtgggtcgaggaggagggtgagaTCTTCCGCAAGGGCACGCGTCTTGGTGTCGTggacggcgagagcgagagcgacgaggagagcgtgGGCAAGGCGCAGTCGCACAAGCCTGGTAAGACGGGTGAGGAGTTACGTCAGGAGAttctcgaggccgaggtcccGCGCAGTCCGCCGCGTCAGGTTGTCGACATGACTGTGGAAGGCGAAGGTGAGGAAGAGGGAGCTCGAGGGAATGACATGTAA